A DNA window from Staphylococcus warneri contains the following coding sequences:
- a CDS encoding pyruvate carboxylase: protein MKHIKKLLVANRGEIAIRIFRAAAELNINTVAIYSKEDKSSLHRYKADESYLVGSDLGPAESYLNIERIIDVAKRANVDAIHPGYGFLSENEQFARRCAEEGIKFIGPHLEHLDMFGDKVKARATALKANLPVIPGTDGPIESYEAAQSFANEAGYPLMIKATSGGGGKGMSIVHEESELEDAFHRAKSEAEKSFGNSEIYIERYIDNPKHIEVQVIGDEYGNLIHLYERDCSVQRRHQKVVEVAPSVGLSESLRKKICDAALQLMSHIKYVNAGTVEFLVSGNEFFFIEVNPRVQVEHTITEMITGIDIVKTQILVADGAELFSEEIGMPKQKDIQTLGYAIQCRITTEDPLNDFMPDSGTIIAYRSSGGFGVRLDAGDGFQGAEISPYYDSLLVKLSTHAMSFKQAEEKMERSLREMRIRGVKTNIPFLINVMRNEQFRSGDYTTKFIEETPELFNIEPTLDRGTKTLEYIGNVTINGFPNVEQRPKPLYEAASIPKVSQKKIATFSGTKQLLDQQGPKGVANWVREQEDVLMTDTTFRDAHQSLLATRVRTKDMLNIASKTAEVFKDNFSLEMWGGATFDVAYNFLKENPWERLERLRQAIPNVLFQMLLRASNAVGYKNYPDNVIQKFVKESAEAGVDVFRIFDSLNWVDQMKVANEAVQEAGKISEGTICYTGDILNPERSNIYTLDYYVKLAKELEKEGFHILAIKDMAGLLKPKAAYELIGHLRAAVDMPIHLHTHDTSGNGLLTYMQAIDAGVDIIDTAVASMSGLTSQPSANSLYYALNGFPRQLRADINGLEEISHYWSTVRPYYVDFESDIKSPNTEIYQHEMPGGQYSNLSQQAKSLGLGERFDEVKDMYRRVNFLFGDIVKVTPSSKVVGDMALFMVQNDLNEDDVINQGHKLDFPESVVSFFKGEIGQPVNGFNAQLQKVILKGQTSLENRPGEYLEPVDFDAVKQELASIQNIEVTEQDIISYVLYPKVYKQFIATKEQFGDLSLLDTPTFLFGMRNGETVEIEIDTGKRLIIKLETISEPDENGQRTIYFSMNGQARRIYIKDENVKANVNVKPKADKTNPCHIGAQMPGSVTEVKVAIGDKVKANQALLITEAMKMETTVQAPFDGVIKRITVASGDAIATGDLLIEIEKV from the coding sequence TTGAAACATATTAAAAAGTTATTAGTAGCCAATCGTGGGGAAATCGCTATCAGAATTTTTAGAGCTGCTGCAGAATTAAATATTAATACAGTAGCCATATACTCTAAAGAAGATAAATCATCATTACATAGATATAAAGCCGATGAGTCCTACTTAGTTGGTAGTGATTTAGGACCAGCTGAAAGTTACTTGAATATTGAACGCATTATTGATGTAGCTAAAAGAGCAAATGTAGATGCGATCCACCCAGGTTATGGATTTTTAAGTGAAAATGAACAATTTGCGCGCAGATGTGCAGAAGAGGGTATCAAATTTATTGGACCACATCTAGAACATTTGGATATGTTTGGAGATAAAGTTAAAGCTAGAGCTACTGCACTTAAAGCTAACTTACCAGTTATACCAGGCACAGATGGACCTATAGAAAGCTATGAAGCTGCCCAATCTTTTGCTAATGAAGCTGGTTATCCATTGATGATTAAAGCTACCAGTGGTGGTGGCGGTAAAGGTATGAGTATCGTTCATGAAGAAAGTGAGCTTGAAGATGCATTCCATCGTGCTAAATCTGAAGCAGAGAAATCATTTGGTAATAGTGAAATATATATAGAACGTTACATTGATAACCCTAAACATATTGAAGTACAAGTTATAGGTGATGAATATGGTAATTTGATCCATCTTTATGAACGTGATTGTTCTGTTCAACGTCGTCATCAAAAAGTTGTCGAAGTAGCGCCGTCCGTTGGATTGTCAGAATCCTTAAGAAAGAAAATATGTGACGCTGCGCTTCAATTAATGTCTCATATCAAATATGTAAACGCAGGAACTGTCGAATTTCTAGTATCTGGTAATGAATTCTTTTTTATAGAAGTCAATCCACGTGTGCAAGTGGAGCATACAATCACTGAGATGATTACAGGTATTGATATCGTTAAAACGCAAATATTAGTTGCTGATGGTGCAGAATTATTTAGTGAAGAAATAGGTATGCCAAAGCAAAAAGATATTCAAACATTAGGTTATGCGATCCAGTGTCGTATTACTACTGAAGATCCACTCAATGATTTTATGCCTGACTCTGGCACAATTATTGCATATCGTTCTAGTGGTGGATTTGGAGTCCGTTTAGATGCTGGCGATGGTTTCCAAGGTGCAGAGATTTCGCCGTATTATGATTCATTATTAGTAAAACTATCGACGCATGCTATGTCATTCAAACAAGCTGAAGAAAAGATGGAACGTTCATTAAGAGAAATGCGTATTCGAGGTGTGAAAACGAATATACCATTTTTAATCAATGTGATGAGAAATGAACAATTTAGAAGTGGCGATTATACAACTAAATTTATAGAAGAGACACCTGAATTATTTAATATAGAACCAACTTTAGATAGAGGTACGAAAACATTAGAGTACATAGGTAATGTAACTATTAATGGGTTCCCTAATGTTGAACAACGACCTAAACCACTTTATGAAGCTGCATCTATTCCTAAAGTATCACAAAAGAAAATAGCTACGTTTTCAGGTACGAAACAGTTATTAGATCAACAAGGCCCTAAAGGTGTGGCAAATTGGGTACGCGAACAAGAAGATGTTTTAATGACAGATACAACATTTAGAGATGCTCATCAATCTTTATTAGCCACACGTGTACGTACTAAAGATATGTTGAATATTGCTTCTAAAACAGCAGAAGTATTTAAAGATAATTTTTCACTTGAAATGTGGGGCGGTGCAACGTTTGATGTAGCATATAACTTCTTAAAAGAAAATCCGTGGGAACGACTTGAAAGATTGCGCCAAGCAATACCTAATGTGCTATTTCAGATGTTATTACGTGCTTCAAATGCCGTGGGTTATAAAAATTATCCAGATAATGTTATACAAAAATTTGTGAAAGAAAGTGCAGAAGCAGGTGTTGATGTATTCAGAATTTTTGACTCATTAAACTGGGTAGATCAAATGAAAGTGGCGAACGAAGCAGTTCAAGAAGCAGGAAAGATTTCAGAAGGTACTATTTGTTATACAGGAGATATCTTAAATCCTGAAAGATCTAATATATATACATTGGACTACTATGTGAAATTAGCAAAAGAATTAGAAAAAGAAGGATTCCATATTTTAGCCATTAAAGATATGGCCGGCTTATTAAAACCGAAAGCAGCCTATGAACTTATTGGACATTTACGTGCAGCAGTTGATATGCCGATACATCTTCATACTCATGATACAAGTGGCAATGGTTTATTAACGTATATGCAAGCGATTGATGCAGGTGTGGATATCATCGATACGGCTGTAGCATCAATGAGTGGTTTAACAAGTCAACCTAGTGCCAATTCATTATACTATGCTTTAAACGGCTTCCCACGTCAATTGAGAGCAGATATTAATGGGTTAGAAGAAATAAGTCATTATTGGTCAACAGTGCGCCCTTATTATGTTGATTTTGAAAGTGATATCAAATCTCCAAATACAGAAATTTACCAACATGAAATGCCTGGCGGACAATATTCTAATTTAAGTCAACAAGCTAAAAGCCTTGGTTTAGGAGAACGCTTCGATGAAGTTAAAGATATGTATCGTCGTGTGAATTTCTTATTTGGTGATATTGTCAAAGTAACTCCATCTTCGAAAGTAGTCGGAGATATGGCATTATTTATGGTTCAAAACGATCTAAATGAAGATGATGTTATTAATCAAGGACATAAATTAGATTTCCCAGAATCTGTAGTTTCGTTCTTTAAAGGGGAAATCGGTCAACCTGTCAATGGTTTTAATGCACAACTTCAAAAAGTAATTTTAAAAGGGCAAACATCATTAGAAAATAGACCTGGTGAATATTTAGAACCTGTTGATTTCGATGCAGTAAAACAAGAATTAGCTTCAATTCAAAACATCGAAGTAACTGAGCAAGACATTATAAGTTACGTCTTATATCCAAAAGTATACAAACAATTTATTGCAACGAAAGAGCAATTTGGTGATTTATCATTACTAGATACACCTACATTCTTGTTTGGTATGAGAAATGGAGAAACAGTTGAAATTGAAATTGACACAGGTAAACGACTAATCATTAAGTTAGAAACAATTAGTGAACCAGATGAAAATGGGCAAAGAACCATTTATTTCTCAATGAATGGTCAAGCAAGACGTATATATATTAAAGATGAAAATGTTAAAGCGAATGTTAATGTAAAACCAAAAGCAGATAAAACTAATCCTTGTCACATTGGTGCACAAATGCCAGGTTCAGTGACCGAGGTGAAAGTAGCTATTGGTGATAAAGTAAAAGCTAACCAAGCTCTACTCATCACTGAAGCCATGAAAATGGAAACAACTGTCCAAGCACCATTTGATGGAGTGATTAAACGGATTACCGTAGCAAGTGGTGATGCGATTGCAACAGGTGATTTATTAATAGAAATTGAAAAAGTATGA
- the ftsW gene encoding cell division peptidoglycan polymerase FtsW — protein sequence MKNFKNIMRYIGKTSKFIDYPLLVTYVILCLIGLVMVYSASMVAATKGTLTGGAEVSGTYFYTRQLLYVIMSFAIVFFMAFIMNVKVLKQPNVQKWMMIGIFVLLLITLVIGKNINGSKSWINLGFMNLQASELLKIAIILYLPFMIEKKMPAVRNKIKLISAPIILVASCVALVFLQKDVGQTLLILIIFFSIIFYAGIGVHNILKYGIMVAIAGVLISLLVLIAGLLPSYLEARFSTLTNPFSAESGTGYHISNSLMAIGNGGLFGRGLGNSIMKLGYLPEPHTDFIFAVICEELGLVGGLFVILLEFFIVYRAFQLANKTNSYFYKLVCVGIASYIGSQTFVNLGGISATIPLTGVPLPFISFGGSAMISLSIAMGLLLITAKQIKMDEKRAKQHKVDIKRRYQ from the coding sequence ATGAAAAATTTTAAAAATATAATGCGATACATTGGAAAAACATCTAAATTTATCGATTATCCATTGTTGGTCACATACGTCATCCTATGTTTAATTGGTTTAGTTATGGTTTATAGTGCCAGTATGGTTGCTGCTACGAAAGGCACTTTAACAGGTGGTGCTGAAGTATCAGGTACTTATTTCTATACAAGGCAATTGCTATACGTCATTATGAGCTTTGCTATTGTCTTTTTTATGGCATTTATCATGAATGTAAAGGTCCTGAAACAACCCAATGTCCAAAAATGGATGATGATAGGTATATTTGTTTTACTCTTAATTACGTTAGTTATTGGTAAAAATATTAATGGTTCTAAAAGTTGGATCAACTTAGGATTTATGAACTTACAAGCATCCGAATTACTTAAAATTGCTATTATATTATATTTACCATTTATGATAGAAAAGAAAATGCCAGCAGTGCGTAATAAAATTAAATTAATTTCAGCACCTATTATTTTAGTAGCCAGTTGTGTCGCTTTAGTCTTTTTACAAAAGGACGTAGGGCAAACGCTATTAATATTAATCATATTCTTTTCAATCATTTTTTATGCAGGAATCGGTGTACATAATATTTTGAAATACGGTATTATGGTAGCAATTGCAGGTGTTTTGATTTCGTTATTAGTTCTGATTGCAGGTTTATTACCTAGTTATCTTGAAGCAAGATTTAGTACTTTAACCAATCCGTTTAGTGCCGAATCAGGAACTGGTTATCATATATCGAATTCACTTATGGCAATAGGTAATGGCGGTCTGTTTGGTCGTGGTTTAGGTAATAGTATTATGAAATTAGGTTATTTACCTGAACCACATACTGACTTTATTTTTGCGGTTATCTGTGAAGAATTAGGATTAGTAGGCGGTTTGTTTGTCATTTTACTAGAATTTTTCATTGTTTATCGTGCGTTTCAGCTTGCAAATAAAACTAACTCATATTTTTATAAATTGGTTTGTGTTGGTATCGCAAGTTATATTGGAAGTCAAACATTTGTTAACTTAGGTGGTATTTCAGCAACGATCCCATTAACAGGGGTACCATTACCATTTATAAGTTTTGGCGGATCTGCCATGATTAGTTTAAGTATAGCAATGGGATTATTACTCATTACTGCTAAACAGATTAAAATGGATGAAAAAAGAGCCAAACAACATAAAGTCGATATTAAACGACGATATCAATAA
- a CDS encoding YlaN family protein translates to MANQSKLNNAAYDQLNKDADRILHLIKVQMDNLTVPSCPLYEEVLDTQMFGLQKEVDFAVQLGLVEKEDGKNLMLRLEKELSKLHEAFTNV, encoded by the coding sequence ATGGCTAATCAGTCGAAATTAAATAATGCGGCTTATGACCAACTGAACAAAGATGCAGATAGAATATTACATCTTATTAAAGTTCAAATGGACAATTTAACAGTGCCTTCTTGTCCACTTTACGAAGAAGTTTTAGATACACAAATGTTCGGTCTTCAAAAAGAAGTAGATTTTGCTGTACAACTCGGGCTAGTTGAGAAAGAAGACGGCAAAAATCTTATGTTAAGACTTGAAAAAGAACTTTCAAAACTACACGAAGCATTTACAAACGTTTAA
- a CDS encoding DUF2197 domain-containing protein, with protein MVPVKCIICDTTVHIDENTVEAKRLRNNPIRTFMCDDCKSRLDTPKQPQPFSTHIDKKEND; from the coding sequence TTGGTTCCAGTCAAATGTATCATTTGTGATACTACAGTACATATTGATGAAAACACTGTAGAAGCAAAACGACTTAGAAATAATCCTATTCGTACATTTATGTGTGATGATTGTAAAAGTCGTCTAGATACACCTAAACAGCCTCAACCATTTTCAACACATATTGATAAAAAGGAAAATGACTAA